Proteins found in one Paenibacillus wynnii genomic segment:
- a CDS encoding tyrosine-type recombinase/integrase: protein MISFTEDYDDELDAFLIWMKDAGYTPHTQKSYLADVREFLMSLNGKKLESVKKLHVVSYLTSVRERGVSDATRNRKHASVNCFYKALMELEIYNSNPAAGIKKSKTEKNREPVYLDESDLERFLSAIEGKYKGRNLAVFLLMSYMGLRVGEVHILNISDYNKERRSLRVFGKGRKWRNIPVPEGIVPYLNIALEERLEPWRLKEEALFISQKGRRLSIRGIQQIAADTFERFQSGVPAAQRRPYSSHKLRHSFATMLLRKGADLRTVQELLGHSSIQTTTVYTHITSREKEEAMSRLRLQLPQLRNELS, encoded by the coding sequence GTGATTAGCTTTACCGAGGACTATGACGATGAACTGGATGCTTTTCTGATCTGGATGAAAGATGCCGGATATACCCCACATACACAAAAATCCTATTTGGCAGATGTACGTGAATTTCTTATGAGTCTTAACGGAAAAAAGTTGGAAAGTGTTAAAAAACTGCATGTTGTTTCCTACCTGACCTCTGTCCGAGAGCGCGGGGTTAGTGATGCTACCCGTAACCGTAAGCATGCCTCGGTAAACTGCTTTTATAAGGCTCTGATGGAGCTCGAGATATACAATTCTAACCCGGCAGCGGGCATTAAGAAGTCTAAAACCGAAAAAAACCGCGAGCCCGTCTATCTAGATGAGAGTGATCTGGAGCGTTTTTTGTCTGCCATAGAAGGTAAATACAAGGGGCGGAATTTAGCTGTGTTTTTACTCATGTCCTATATGGGACTGCGGGTGGGCGAGGTTCATATCCTAAATATCAGTGATTATAATAAGGAACGCCGGTCGCTTCGAGTATTTGGTAAAGGACGGAAATGGCGTAATATACCTGTACCCGAAGGAATCGTTCCTTACCTTAACATAGCCTTGGAAGAACGTTTAGAGCCTTGGCGCCTTAAGGAAGAAGCCTTGTTCATTTCCCAAAAAGGGCGGAGGCTCTCCATACGGGGAATTCAACAAATCGCTGCGGATACCTTTGAACGGTTTCAAAGCGGAGTCCCTGCTGCTCAAAGACGTCCTTATTCCAGCCACAAGCTGCGGCACTCGTTCGCCACAATGCTTCTCCGAAAAGGAGCTGATCTGCGCACCGTTCAGGAGCTGCTCGGCCACTCATCGATTCAGACTACTACTGTATACACACACATTACGAGCCGGGAGAAAGAGGAGGCCATGTCCAGGCTCCGACTCCAACTACCGCAGCTGCGCAATGAGCTAAGTTAA
- a CDS encoding alpha/beta hydrolase, with protein MTEVNKIVLEPAAQKFADDNSKPPFLPDLGPEKGRETVDQVQSSDVYKPDVEIQDLKVPNGPNGDISVRIVRPINSSAANLPIIVYIHGAGWVFGNAHTHDRLIRELAVGAEAAIVFPEYSLSPEAKYPTAIEEIYTVVQWAAEKGTEHGLDSSQLTIAGDSVGGNMAAAITLMAKERSGPKISKQLLFYPVTDASFDTGSYKQFAEGYFLGREGMKWFWDQYTTDPEERAQITASPLRASIDELRNLPEALVITAEADVLRDEGEAYAAKLREAGVEVTAVRFEGIIHDFVMLNVMADTNAKKGAILLATAWLRK; from the coding sequence ATGACAGAAGTGAACAAGATTGTCCTTGAACCCGCCGCTCAGAAATTCGCCGATGATAACTCCAAACCTCCCTTTTTACCCGATCTTGGTCCTGAAAAAGGGCGAGAAACAGTAGATCAAGTACAATCAAGCGATGTATACAAACCGGATGTAGAAATTCAAGATCTTAAAGTGCCCAATGGACCAAACGGTGATATTTCCGTGAGAATCGTCCGCCCTATAAACTCTTCAGCAGCAAACCTACCTATAATCGTCTATATTCATGGCGCAGGATGGGTGTTCGGCAATGCACATACGCATGACCGATTGATCCGTGAATTGGCTGTCGGCGCTGAAGCTGCCATTGTTTTTCCTGAGTATAGCCTTTCCCCAGAGGCAAAATATCCAACAGCCATCGAGGAAATATATACCGTAGTACAATGGGCGGCCGAAAAAGGGACCGAACATGGGCTTGATTCCAGCCAATTAACCATAGCAGGCGACAGTGTAGGCGGAAATATGGCTGCAGCGATTACACTGATGGCTAAAGAACGTAGTGGGCCCAAAATTTCCAAACAGCTTCTGTTCTATCCGGTTACGGATGCTTCCTTCGATACCGGGTCCTATAAACAGTTCGCCGAAGGTTATTTCTTGGGACGTGAAGGTATGAAGTGGTTTTGGGATCAATATACGACTGACCCGGAAGAACGGGCTCAGATTACTGCCTCTCCCCTTCGCGCCAGTATCGATGAGCTGCGTAATTTACCAGAAGCCTTGGTCATTACTGCTGAAGCCGATGTATTGCGTGATGAAGGTGAAGCCTATGCCGCCAAATTACGTGAAGCAGGTGTAGAGGTAACTGCGGTCCGTTTTGAGGGGATCATTCATGATTTTGTAATGCTGAATGTGATGGCAGACACGAATGCCAAAAAAGGAGCTATTCTGTTAGCAACAGCATGGCTTCGAAAATAA
- a CDS encoding APC family permease encodes MKESTSLQRNIGMPQAIALYIGAVLGSGVLIVPGLAAEMAGPASLLAWGFMTLLILPMALTMGLLSAKFPNAGGVSHFVRLAYGPRAGALVGWFFLMSVPIGGPVAALTGAGYMTAAMGWGDHARIALAAGMLAIGLVTNWVGMQLAGKIQIAVVIAIVAVLVFSFAAALPRMESIHFTPFVPHGWMSVGQSAAILFWCFIGWEAVSHLSEEFKDPQRAAVKGVTIAAIIVGILYFLSALATVGTQSYLKGGSEASLVWIISQPLGTWGGFIAGLTGIFICTATIIAYSGAASRVAFALSRQEYAPKWMGKLSKRFHTPTGAIGFLLLCYTFVLFLYGSRLLSITTLIQFPNATFILTYIGGCAAGIRLLKGNPLGVTISWISFLATAAVFPFTGWAIGYPIVITLIFAGFIYHRNIARGQRIT; translated from the coding sequence ATGAAGGAATCCACATCTCTACAAAGAAACATCGGCATGCCGCAGGCGATTGCCCTATACATAGGTGCTGTACTCGGTTCAGGGGTATTGATTGTACCCGGTTTGGCAGCCGAAATGGCCGGTCCGGCCTCATTGCTTGCTTGGGGGTTTATGACCTTGCTTATATTGCCTATGGCATTAACGATGGGGCTGTTATCTGCTAAATTCCCTAACGCGGGAGGCGTTTCCCACTTCGTCAGGCTCGCTTACGGGCCGCGGGCTGGCGCCTTAGTCGGCTGGTTTTTCCTAATGTCAGTGCCGATTGGCGGACCTGTTGCCGCTCTCACAGGTGCAGGATATATGACAGCTGCTATGGGATGGGGCGATCATGCCAGAATAGCTTTGGCAGCCGGTATGCTGGCTATAGGACTGGTTACGAATTGGGTGGGTATGCAGCTGGCCGGCAAAATACAGATCGCCGTTGTTATTGCGATTGTAGCCGTACTCGTCTTCTCCTTTGCCGCAGCCCTTCCTAGGATGGAGAGTATTCACTTCACCCCTTTCGTACCGCACGGATGGATGAGTGTGGGACAATCCGCAGCCATTCTATTCTGGTGTTTTATTGGCTGGGAGGCCGTCTCCCATCTTTCAGAAGAGTTCAAAGATCCGCAACGTGCAGCGGTTAAGGGTGTGACCATCGCCGCTATTATAGTAGGAATATTATACTTCCTATCTGCTTTAGCCACTGTTGGGACACAAAGCTACCTTAAAGGTGGATCAGAGGCCTCGCTCGTTTGGATTATTAGCCAGCCTTTGGGGACTTGGGGCGGATTTATAGCAGGACTTACAGGAATTTTCATTTGTACGGCTACCATCATCGCATACTCCGGTGCTGCCTCCCGCGTCGCCTTTGCTTTATCACGACAGGAATACGCACCAAAGTGGATGGGTAAGCTATCCAAACGATTTCATACACCTACGGGAGCGATTGGGTTTCTGTTGTTATGTTACACCTTTGTACTTTTCCTATATGGAAGCCGACTTCTATCCATCACTACATTAATTCAATTTCCTAATGCCACCTTTATTCTAACTTATATAGGAGGATGTGCTGCCGGTATCCGTCTCTTAAAAGGAAACCCGCTAGGGGTGACGATCAGTTGGATTTCCTTTTTGGCAACAGCAGCCGTGTTCCCTTTTACAGGCTGGGCAATTGGATATCCAATTGTTATAACACTGATATTTGCAGGGTTTATATATCATCGCAACATCGCCAGGGGACAGAGAATAACCTGA
- a CDS encoding L-lactate dehydrogenase has translation MAPPFKPNRVVVIGTGAVGTTTAYTLLLRRRMPELVLIDVNHQKALGEALDMNHGMPFVGGVKLWAGTYEDCREADIIIVTAGASQKPGETRIDLLRKNIAIFKDIIQKITKYNQHAILLIATNPVDILAYATLKISGFDRRRVIGSGTVLDSARFRYLIGLHKEIDPRSIHGQIIGEHGDSELPVWSLANVAGIELGFDEAERKEIFEDTKNAAYEIIDAKGSTSYAIALALDRIVVSILNNEGAVLNVSTLLNNYNGVTDVFLGAPCVVDRSGVREVLDLPLSEEEQALFQKSAAKLKGEISKLELFT, from the coding sequence ATGGCCCCCCCATTCAAGCCCAACCGTGTTGTAGTTATTGGCACAGGTGCGGTCGGTACGACAACGGCATATACATTACTTTTACGCCGCCGCATGCCCGAGCTTGTACTCATTGACGTTAACCACCAGAAAGCACTCGGTGAAGCGCTTGACATGAATCATGGTATGCCTTTTGTTGGCGGAGTGAAGTTATGGGCAGGTACCTATGAAGATTGCAGAGAAGCAGACATCATAATCGTAACCGCCGGCGCCTCCCAGAAGCCTGGAGAAACAAGAATTGATCTCCTTCGCAAGAACATTGCGATCTTTAAAGATATCATTCAAAAAATTACAAAATACAACCAGCATGCTATCCTACTGATCGCTACGAATCCAGTGGATATCTTAGCCTATGCTACCCTGAAAATCAGCGGATTCGATCGTAGACGTGTTATAGGTTCAGGTACAGTTCTCGATAGTGCTCGATTCCGCTATCTAATTGGTCTGCACAAAGAAATCGATCCACGGAGTATTCACGGTCAGATCATTGGCGAACATGGAGATTCGGAACTTCCAGTGTGGAGTCTGGCCAATGTCGCCGGAATCGAGCTCGGGTTCGATGAAGCTGAACGCAAGGAAATCTTTGAGGACACCAAGAATGCAGCCTACGAAATTATCGATGCCAAAGGCTCTACTTCATACGCTATCGCTCTGGCCTTAGATCGAATCGTCGTCTCCATTCTGAACAATGAAGGAGCCGTACTTAATGTCTCCACTCTGCTGAACAACTATAATGGAGTAACCGATGTGTTCCTAGGAGCACCTTGCGTTGTAGACCGTTCAGGGGTTCGGGAAGTGCTGGACCTGCCGCTAAGCGAGGAGGAGCAGGCCCTTTTCCAGAAATCAGCAGCAAAACTCAAGGGTGAAATTTCCAAGCTTGAACTGTTTACCTAA
- a CDS encoding DUF2500 domain-containing protein: MGPESSWMFDFTGTVIPIFLVVMVGIIAVSAGRGILQWSRNNSSPLLTVPARIVSKRSEIRQQQQDEGTSSRTTTTYYLTFELSGGNRMEFRVDGHEFGMSVEGDTGSLTYQGTRYHGFQRQHLYSTVERG; encoded by the coding sequence ATAGGGCCGGAGTCTTCATGGATGTTTGATTTTACCGGAACGGTTATACCCATCTTCTTAGTAGTGATGGTAGGTATTATTGCGGTATCCGCTGGCAGGGGCATACTTCAGTGGAGTCGGAATAACAGCTCACCCCTGTTGACCGTCCCTGCTCGCATTGTCAGTAAACGTAGCGAAATCCGACAGCAACAACAAGATGAGGGGACTTCGAGCCGTACAACAACAACCTACTACTTGACGTTCGAGCTGTCTGGCGGGAATAGAATGGAATTTAGAGTAGACGGCCATGAATTTGGAATGAGTGTTGAAGGTGATACGGGCTCCTTAACATATCAAGGAACGAGGTACCATGGTTTTCAGCGTCAGCATTTGTATTCTACAGTTGAGAGGGGTTAA
- a CDS encoding WD40/YVTN/BNR-like repeat-containing protein encodes MSFKTVGLRPIKLLILLLLTALTVAACSSPPPEPIPSPQPTEAPEEGQTITIITPDAENIDTANAPKYQIQTRLTDFELLSVSEGIAWGVTKNSLRMYMTLNNGETWANISPSSNIQFSANPIYGKDIFFTDPNNGWIIRSSYGNTETIVLRTHDGGLNWKVSSLGDDNPISSIYFITPQRGWLLTSWDATSYKESKALYSTINGGASWNIVMQNEQYSPISPNPFIPIPGVTTGMIFMNRNVGIATLQTAALPKIFMTSDGGIHWRPGQSFLVNDQLAQCDRVITGKPDFFDEGNTKGWMSVGCQTDKDKGITYHGYFTANAGKNWKFAPFTLNKLSGINRNVPPIFISSYMGWALKGNLLYQTKDQGATWKQLPASSVLQSKLSEYPEVVKLQFFTENYGWLLIEKKEDKKSVLLQSVNGGFSWRVM; translated from the coding sequence ATGTCATTTAAAACTGTAGGTTTGAGACCCATAAAACTGCTTATTCTTCTGTTGCTAACTGCCCTTACAGTAGCTGCTTGCTCATCTCCTCCACCGGAGCCAATTCCGTCTCCACAACCAACGGAAGCACCGGAAGAAGGACAGACCATTACAATAATAACCCCTGACGCTGAGAATATAGATACTGCAAATGCACCGAAATACCAGATTCAAACCCGACTTACGGATTTCGAATTGCTTAGCGTTTCAGAAGGAATAGCTTGGGGAGTAACTAAAAATTCACTCCGGATGTACATGACTCTTAATAATGGGGAGACCTGGGCAAATATCTCACCATCTTCTAACATTCAGTTTTCAGCGAACCCGATTTATGGAAAAGATATCTTCTTCACAGACCCGAACAACGGATGGATTATCCGAAGCTCTTATGGAAATACGGAGACGATTGTCCTGCGTACCCATGATGGAGGCCTGAACTGGAAAGTATCCTCATTAGGTGATGACAACCCTATTTCTTCTATTTATTTCATCACACCACAGCGCGGCTGGCTTTTAACTTCATGGGACGCCACATCTTATAAAGAAAGTAAAGCATTATACTCCACTATAAATGGAGGCGCCTCCTGGAACATCGTAATGCAGAATGAGCAGTATAGCCCGATTTCACCAAATCCTTTTATACCTATACCTGGTGTAACAACGGGCATGATATTCATGAATAGAAATGTTGGAATTGCGACTTTACAGACTGCTGCCCTCCCTAAAATCTTCATGACTAGTGACGGGGGGATCCATTGGCGACCGGGACAATCGTTCTTAGTGAATGATCAGTTGGCACAATGCGACAGGGTTATTACCGGGAAGCCCGACTTTTTCGATGAAGGCAACACTAAGGGCTGGATGTCTGTGGGATGCCAGACTGATAAGGACAAAGGTATCACTTACCATGGTTATTTTACAGCAAATGCCGGAAAGAACTGGAAGTTTGCTCCATTTACACTTAACAAATTAAGCGGAATAAATCGGAATGTACCCCCGATATTTATCAGTTCATATATGGGATGGGCGCTGAAAGGCAATCTCCTATACCAAACCAAAGACCAGGGAGCAACTTGGAAGCAACTTCCTGCCAGCAGTGTCCTACAATCTAAGTTGTCAGAGTATCCCGAGGTAGTCAAGCTTCAGTTCTTCACAGAAAATTACGGCTGGCTGTTGATTGAGAAGAAAGAGGATAAAAAGTCAGTTCTTCTTCAATCCGTAAACGGCGGATTCAGCTGGAGGGTCATGTAA
- a CDS encoding aminotransferase class I/II-fold pyridoxal phosphate-dependent enzyme, which yields MKKQVGGISLTYNSSKRKWRSEKLSHLGSSIFSEVAAWKGEALKSGLDVIDLGIGSPDQPPALEIRQTLSEAVLQEGSYSYPTSKGSVAFREKASAWMKQRFGVSVDSEDELVALMGSQDGLAHLALAICNPGDLAIVPDPGYPIYSGSLAIAGVVPWHLPLLEKNSFLPDLDSIPEQVWREAVFILLNFPGNPVSAEADISFFEKLIKLARKWDVLVVHDLAYSEMGFDGYRPISILQVPGAIDIAVEFHSFSKSFNMAGCRIGFMTGNSEAIAALRELKGNIDYGVFQPIQEAAIIALELAMASDNYQGVADLYERRRDVFVEALADEGWVVPKPKATMFIWAPLPYSIIDSRVAGAREFAKELLLKTGVAIIPGDAFGTQGAGFVRIALVEDEQRLVEAAKRIGRYLREEL from the coding sequence ATGAAAAAACAAGTAGGTGGGATTTCATTGACTTACAATAGTTCCAAGCGGAAATGGAGATCGGAGAAGCTGTCACATTTGGGCTCTTCTATTTTCTCTGAAGTTGCAGCATGGAAGGGGGAGGCTCTTAAATCTGGATTGGACGTGATTGATTTAGGAATTGGCAGTCCTGACCAGCCTCCCGCACTTGAGATTCGTCAAACACTAAGCGAGGCAGTTTTGCAAGAGGGGAGCTATTCCTACCCAACTTCCAAGGGCAGTGTTGCATTCCGAGAAAAGGCATCAGCTTGGATGAAGCAACGTTTTGGAGTCTCCGTGGATTCTGAGGATGAATTGGTAGCGCTAATGGGATCGCAGGATGGTCTTGCCCATCTTGCTTTAGCTATTTGTAACCCAGGGGATCTCGCCATCGTGCCGGATCCGGGTTATCCCATCTATTCAGGTTCACTTGCTATAGCAGGTGTAGTGCCTTGGCATCTTCCCTTATTGGAAAAGAACAGCTTTTTGCCGGATCTTGACAGTATTCCGGAGCAGGTATGGCGAGAAGCCGTTTTTATTCTTCTGAATTTTCCCGGGAATCCGGTCTCTGCGGAGGCTGATATTTCTTTTTTTGAGAAATTGATTAAGCTTGCCCGCAAGTGGGATGTACTGGTGGTACACGACCTTGCCTATTCGGAAATGGGCTTTGATGGATATCGTCCGATTAGTATTTTACAAGTGCCTGGTGCGATAGATATTGCGGTCGAATTCCATTCCTTCTCCAAAAGCTTTAATATGGCAGGTTGCCGGATAGGGTTTATGACTGGAAATAGTGAAGCCATAGCCGCTTTGCGGGAATTAAAGGGGAATATAGATTATGGCGTCTTCCAGCCTATCCAGGAAGCAGCGATTATTGCACTGGAACTGGCGATGGCATCTGATAATTATCAAGGAGTAGCCGATCTTTACGAACGACGTCGTGATGTATTTGTGGAAGCATTAGCTGATGAGGGCTGGGTTGTACCCAAGCCGAAAGCAACCATGTTCATTTGGGCGCCGCTACCTTATTCTATTATCGATTCCAGAGTTGCAGGAGCTCGGGAATTTGCCAAAGAACTGCTGCTAAAGACAGGCGTAGCGATAATTCCTGGGGATGCCTTTGGCACACAGGGAGCTGGCTTCGTTAGAATTGCATTGGTTGAGGATGAACAGCGACTGGTAGAAGCTGCAAAGCGAATTGGTAGATACCTCCGCGAGGAACTATAA
- a CDS encoding aldo/keto reductase: MEKRKYGNTDMDVSILGFGGAEIGSSDEQTVDRLLGGALDAGLNLIDTAECYGNSEELIGKALAGRRNDYYLFTKCGHSAGLEYPDWDLLLLEKSIDRSLKRLNTDYVDMIHLHSCREEVLREGGVIEVLQRAKQAGKTRYIGYSGDRNDALYAVQTGLFDSLEISINIADQEAIELTLDEAIKRNMGVTAKRPIANAAWTHETMNETDYPFIYWNRLRDLRYGFLADHQKGVETALRFTLSTPGVHTAIVGTNNPDRWQQNAALLDKGLLDREQYEEIRRIWRDTAGQDWVGQT; this comes from the coding sequence ATGGAAAAGCGCAAATACGGTAATACGGACATGGATGTCAGCATCCTCGGATTTGGTGGTGCTGAAATCGGCAGTTCGGATGAACAGACGGTGGATCGTCTCCTAGGAGGGGCTCTGGACGCTGGACTTAATCTAATTGACACGGCTGAATGTTATGGTAACAGCGAGGAACTGATTGGGAAGGCTCTGGCAGGACGCCGCAATGATTATTATCTCTTTACTAAATGCGGGCATTCTGCCGGTTTGGAATATCCTGATTGGGATCTTTTGTTGCTGGAAAAAAGCATTGATCGCAGCCTTAAACGCCTGAATACGGATTACGTTGATATGATTCATTTGCATAGCTGCAGAGAAGAAGTATTGCGTGAGGGTGGAGTTATTGAAGTGCTCCAGCGAGCAAAGCAAGCGGGCAAAACCCGGTATATCGGCTACAGTGGCGATAGAAACGATGCTCTATATGCGGTACAAACTGGCCTTTTTGATAGCTTAGAGATTTCCATAAATATTGCCGATCAGGAAGCAATTGAATTAACGCTGGACGAGGCGATAAAAAGGAACATGGGTGTGACGGCGAAGCGTCCGATAGCTAACGCTGCTTGGACCCATGAGACTATGAATGAAACCGACTATCCCTTCATCTATTGGAATCGCTTGCGTGACTTGAGGTACGGTTTCCTTGCAGATCATCAAAAAGGGGTAGAGACCGCACTGCGGTTCACACTTAGTACTCCCGGGGTACACACAGCGATTGTAGGGACCAATAACCCGGATCGATGGCAGCAGAATGCAGCTCTGCTTGATAAGGGGCTGCTTGATCGTGAACAGTATGAAGAGATTCGTAGAATCTGGCGAGATACAGCCGGTCAGGACTGGGTAGGTCAGACCTAA
- a CDS encoding DUF3900 domain-containing protein — protein MICPSISRFLVEPGYELDSDSNFNRLTRLRAMDDKESFQEVRSLLPKHLCLLTGMIP, from the coding sequence ATGATCTGTCCTTCTATTAGTCGATTCCTCGTAGAGCCCGGTTATGAGCTTGACAGCGACTCTAACTTTAACCGGTTAACGCGTTTGCGCGCAATGGATGATAAGGAATCTTTCCAGGAAGTGCGCTCATTATTACCCAAGCATCTGTGCCTTCTCACGGGTATGATCCCTTAG
- a CDS encoding amino acid permease — translation MDLFRKKPLVAPQGANTDNLSKTLGALDLTTLGVGAIIGTGIFVMTGVAAAEHAGPALVLSFIIAGFACVLSALCYSEFASSIPVSGSAYAYSYVAFGELLAWILGWDLVLEYGVAAAAVSSGWSGYFQGLLEGFGLHLPTVLTGAYNADKGTIVNLPAIVIILLISYLLTRGVKETARFNAIMVVIKLSVVLLFIFTGIFYVKPENWTPFMPFGFHGVVNGAATVFFAYIGFDAISTAAEEVKRPQRDLPIGIISSLAICTVLYIAVSLILTGIVPYQNLNVSDPVSFALRFVDQNMIAGLISVGAIAGMTTVLLVMLFGQTRLLFAISRDGLLPRSLSKVNAKTHTPVRSTWMVGGIVAVLTGFVPLDRLVNLTSIGTLFAFLIVSLGIISLRASNPELKRGFKVPWVPFIPLLSAAACGYLMYNLGSETWIGFMIWLAVGLVIYALYGYRNSKLNNNSK, via the coding sequence ATGGATTTATTTCGTAAAAAACCGTTAGTCGCACCACAAGGGGCGAATACGGACAACTTGAGTAAAACACTTGGAGCATTAGATTTAACAACACTTGGAGTAGGTGCCATTATCGGTACTGGGATTTTTGTAATGACGGGTGTAGCCGCGGCTGAACATGCTGGTCCTGCACTAGTGCTTTCTTTTATTATCGCCGGATTTGCTTGTGTGTTGTCAGCGCTTTGTTACTCTGAATTTGCCTCATCGATCCCAGTGTCCGGCAGTGCTTATGCCTATAGCTATGTAGCCTTTGGTGAGCTTCTTGCATGGATACTCGGATGGGATCTTGTTCTTGAATACGGAGTTGCGGCGGCGGCTGTCAGCAGTGGGTGGTCCGGGTATTTCCAGGGTCTTCTTGAAGGATTTGGTCTTCATTTGCCGACGGTTCTAACCGGGGCGTACAATGCGGACAAAGGAACTATAGTTAATTTACCGGCGATCGTCATTATTTTGCTGATTTCCTACTTGTTAACCCGCGGGGTTAAAGAGACGGCCCGGTTTAATGCGATCATGGTCGTCATAAAGCTTTCAGTGGTGCTTTTATTTATCTTCACCGGTATTTTTTATGTAAAACCTGAGAATTGGACACCTTTTATGCCCTTTGGTTTTCATGGCGTAGTAAACGGGGCAGCCACTGTGTTTTTCGCCTATATAGGTTTTGATGCCATCTCTACAGCAGCGGAGGAGGTTAAGCGCCCTCAGCGCGATCTCCCTATCGGAATTATCTCTTCGCTTGCGATTTGTACGGTTCTGTATATAGCAGTTTCGCTTATATTAACAGGGATCGTCCCTTACCAAAACCTGAATGTAAGTGACCCGGTTTCCTTTGCACTTCGTTTTGTGGATCAGAATATGATTGCAGGACTTATCTCGGTAGGTGCCATCGCCGGGATGACCACTGTGCTGCTTGTAATGCTTTTTGGTCAAACACGTCTATTGTTCGCGATCTCACGGGATGGACTTTTACCGCGAAGCTTGTCCAAGGTTAATGCAAAGACACATACACCGGTTCGCAGTACATGGATGGTCGGAGGTATTGTAGCCGTTCTAACTGGTTTTGTTCCCCTAGATCGTTTGGTTAATCTTACGAGTATTGGTACGTTATTCGCCTTTTTAATCGTTTCTTTGGGTATAATTTCTTTGCGGGCATCGAATCCGGAATTGAAGCGAGGTTTTAAGGTTCCTTGGGTTCCGTTTATTCCTTTACTAAGTGCGGCAGCTTGTGGGTATTTAATGTATAATTTGGGGAGCGAGACTTGGATTGGTTTTATGATATGGCTTGCAGTGGGTCTGGTAATTTACGCGCTGTATGGATATCGCAATAGTAAACTTAACAACAACAGTAAATAA
- a CDS encoding LysR family transcriptional regulator: MESRHLFTFLVVVEVGSFTRAAQKLDYAQSSITAQIQALEAELGQPLFDRISKKIILTDAGRRLLPYAQEISKMHTMAQDALRSETELTGTLRIGAPESLAAFRLPGIIKEFREQYPQVQIILKPGACWELVDCIRSGELDLAFLLQPETEYKDIHIETLIHEEMALVAPLDHPLIHFSEVTPLDLRTETILHTETGCSYRILFERHLNSHGVFSDPKLEFWSIEAIKQCVMAGLGISFLPYVTVKTELSEGKLMKLNWNDESQRVATQLVYHNKKWKSPALSQFLLTVHKHAGLWNGETVEN, from the coding sequence ATGGAGTCACGTCATCTCTTTACCTTTCTAGTAGTGGTCGAGGTAGGAAGTTTTACGCGTGCCGCTCAGAAGTTGGATTATGCCCAATCCAGCATTACAGCCCAAATCCAAGCGTTGGAGGCAGAGTTAGGTCAGCCTTTGTTTGATCGTATTAGTAAAAAAATTATTCTTACGGACGCTGGACGCCGTCTACTGCCCTATGCGCAGGAAATATCCAAAATGCATACCATGGCTCAGGATGCTCTTCGTTCGGAGACGGAACTGACTGGAACTTTGCGGATTGGTGCGCCGGAGTCTCTAGCTGCTTTTCGCCTTCCGGGGATTATTAAAGAATTCCGTGAACAGTACCCGCAGGTGCAAATCATTCTAAAGCCGGGTGCCTGCTGGGAACTCGTTGATTGCATCCGCTCTGGGGAGCTGGATCTAGCTTTTCTGCTTCAACCGGAGACGGAGTACAAGGATATACATATAGAGACTCTCATTCACGAAGAGATGGCCTTAGTAGCACCTCTAGATCATCCCCTTATTCACTTTAGTGAGGTAACTCCTCTTGACCTAAGAACGGAAACCATTCTACATACAGAAACGGGCTGCTCCTATCGCATCTTATTTGAGAGGCATTTGAATAGCCATGGGGTATTTTCGGACCCGAAGCTTGAATTCTGGAGTATTGAAGCGATCAAGCAATGTGTGATGGCAGGGCTGGGGATCTCTTTTTTGCCGTATGTCACAGTTAAGACTGAGCTCTCTGAGGGGAAATTAATGAAGTTAAATTGGAATGATGAGTCACAACGGGTTGCCACTCAGCTGGTGTATCACAACAAAAAGTGGAAATCGCCGGCCTTGTCTCAATTTCTACTTACGGTGCATAAGCATGCAGGGCTGTGGAACGGAGAAACGGTTGAAAACTAA